The Aquidulcibacter paucihalophilus genomic interval CTGGACGTCCGTCGTGCGCACCGTCACGCCCTGGCTCAGGATGTAGCGCACCACATTGTCGGTCGAGCCGTATTCCCGCGCCCGCGTGTCAGTCACCTGCAGACGGCCGATGGTGATGTGCTCGGCCGGATAGCCCTGCCGCGTCAGGAAGGCCCGGACCAGCGCCAGATCCCGGTCGATCTGGGCCTGGGCGACGGGCAGGTCGTCATTCGCGGCCTTGAAGCTGAGCGTCAGGACGGCGAGGTCCGCGACCACATTGCGCTCGGCCACGCCGCGCACGGTCACCTGCCGGTTGCCGACCTGGGCGTTGACCACGCCAGAGCCGATAAAGGCTCCGGCACCGATCAGTCCGATGGCGATCAGCCCCCCGAACAGGGCGGGCGGGATCAGGGTCTTGTCGATCTTGTCGAACACGGCAGTTTTCCTTCTGGGATACTGACCATGCGCCAACCCTGTCGGCTGTCAATCGGTCGAATCCTGTTCGATGAAAGACCGATCGCCGCTCGCCCACGACAGCGCCAGAAGCCGGCAGGCCGAGGCCAGGGGCGTGCGCCCGCGGCGCTCGTCGATCCGCTTCATCAGCCCCGCCTGCGACAGCCCCCCGGCCGCCGCGACCGCATCCAGCACGGTCCAGAACTCGGCCTCCAGCGCCACCGAGGTGGCGTGGCCGGACAGGGAGACTGAGCGTTTTTTCAACATCGGCCGGACCCTAGCGCGGGCACCGGCACTGCCGCCATGGGGTGCGACGTGAACACCGTTCACTTGCGTTGCGCTTCAGGCTATTCTCCGGGGCGATCTCACAGGGCCTGTCCATGACCGCCACCGCCGATTTCAACGAGTTCGACCGTCTGCGTCCCCAGCGTCTCGAGCCGCTGAAGGCATTCCGCGCCTTCCGCAGACTGGCCCGCAACAAGGAAGACACCAGCCAGGTGTTCGAGATCATGCGGGCCCTGTCCGGGCGCTCGATCGGTCGGGGCTACAATCGGATGCTGAAAACCTTCGAGGGCGGCCGTCAGGCCTTCCTGCGCGAGGAACTGGCACACAAGCTGGACGATCCGGTCTGGCTGGCGCGGTTCGGTCCGGGGACCGTCGGCGCGGCCTATCGGGAGTTTCGCGAAGCCCGTGGCTTCACGGCCGAGGGTCTGGCCGACGAGGCCCGCAAGGTGGCACCGCTGGTCGACGCCCAGCACCCGGTGATCTGGTACTCCCGGCGAATCCGGGACGTCCACGACGTCTGGCATGTTCTCACGGGCTACGGCACCGATGCCCTGGGCGAGGCCTGCGTCGTCTCCTTCTCCTATGCCCAGACCCGCAACCTGGGCTTCGCCTTCATCGGCTGGGCCGCGGCCCGCGAGGTCCAGCGCGAGGTTCGCTCCGTGCCCGCGCGCCGGGCTGTCTGGCAGGCGTACCGCAACGGCAAGGCCGCCCGCTGGCTCCCGGCGCTGGACTATGAAGTCCTGTTCGAGCAACCGCTTGAGGCGGTCCGCGCTCGCCTCAACATCCGCCCGGCCGATGTCTACCAGGCCGTGCCGGCCGAGGTTCGCGCCGGGCTGAAGCTGCGAGGCTGACGGCGGCTTTCGGCCGCCATAAGCCCGCCTTGTGTCGCCCGGCCGAAAACCCTGCTTGCTCCGCCGGTCGCCATCCTCCACTTGCCGTGCGTGACCTCCCCCGATTCCCTTCCCCCCGCGGTCCGGCCGCCGCTCTCGCGGGCCACCCTGCTGGGGATCGGCGGGGTCCTGATCTGCGCCATGATCTGGGGCACGACCTGGTACGCTATCACCCTTCAGCTCGGGACCGTGCCGCCGCTGGCGTCGATCGTCTGGCGCTTCGGTCTCGCCTCGGCGCTGCTGTTCATCGGCTGCCTGATCGCCCGCCAGAACCTGCGGCTGACCCGGGCCCAGCATCTGGCCGCCCTGGGGCAGGGCGCCTTCGCCTTTTCGATCAGCTACAGCTTCACCTATGCCTCGGAGGCGCACGTCGCCTCGGCCATCGTCGCCGTCACCTTCGCCTCCCTGACCTTCATCAATCTGGTGCTGTTCCGGCTGGCCGCGGGTCAGAAGGCGGCGGCCGCCTCTTGGGGCGGAGCCATTCTCGGCGTGGTCGGGGTTGTGGTTCTGTCGGGCAGCGAGGTCCTCAGCGCGGGGTTTGACCGCGGCGCGGCGCTCGGCGTGGGCCTTGCCCTGGTCGCGGTCACCGCCTCGGCCTTCGGCAATTTCTTCGCCTGGAAGGGCCAGCAACACGGCTCGACGGCCATCCCCTCGACCGCCTGGGCCATGGCCTATGGCACGGGCCTTCTGGCGCTCTACGGCCTCGCCACGGGTGTGGAGTTCACCCTCGATCCGACCTTCACCTATGTCGGATCCCTGCTCTATCTGTCGGTGTTCGGCTCGGTGATCGCCTTCGGCCTGTATTTCACCATCGCGCGGACGATCGGCTACGCCATGGCCAGCTACGTCTCGGCCCTGACACCGCCCGTCGCCATGCTCGTTTCGGTGCTGTTTGAGGGTGCCCATTTCGGCTGGTCAGCCCTGGCCGGCCTGCTGCTGGTGTTGTCGGGGCAGGCCCTGATGATCCGCGCCCCGAAGGTCTCGACCTAGCCGAACCAGCCGCGCTTCTTCTTCGGCTTCTCCGGCGCGGCTCCGGCCTTCTTCGCCGCCTCGGCCTCCCGACGCTTCCGTTCGGCCGTGACCCGCATGGCGACGAGCACGGGGATGAGGCCGTGTTTGATGCGGGGGTCCTGACGCGGGTCAGCCATGTTCAGTCCTCCAGCTTCGATCCATCGAGAAGACGCGCGGCGCGCTCGC includes:
- a CDS encoding SIMPL domain-containing protein (The SIMPL domain is named for its presence in mouse protein SIMPL (signalling molecule that associates with mouse pelle-like kinase). Bacterial member BP26, from Brucella, was shown to assemble into a channel-like structure, while YggE from E. coli has been associated with resistance to oxidative stress.); protein product: MFDKIDKTLIPPALFGGLIAIGLIGAGAFIGSGVVNAQVGNRQVTVRGVAERNVVADLAVLTLSFKAANDDLPVAQAQIDRDLALVRAFLTRQGYPAEHITIGRLQVTDTRAREYGSTDNVVRYILSQGVTVRTTDVQRVAQTERALNDLVREGVQLDFAAPTYVFTKLNEVRPSMIAEATASARSGAEQFAKDSGAPLGPIRQATQGSFEILAREDIDSETTSLNKRVRVVATVSYQLR
- a CDS encoding EamA family transporter, producing the protein MTSPDSLPPAVRPPLSRATLLGIGGVLICAMIWGTTWYAITLQLGTVPPLASIVWRFGLASALLFIGCLIARQNLRLTRAQHLAALGQGAFAFSISYSFTYASEAHVASAIVAVTFASLTFINLVLFRLAAGQKAAAASWGGAILGVVGVVVLSGSEVLSAGFDRGAALGVGLALVAVTASAFGNFFAWKGQQHGSTAIPSTAWAMAYGTGLLALYGLATGVEFTLDPTFTYVGSLLYLSVFGSVIAFGLYFTIARTIGYAMASYVSALTPPVAMLVSVLFEGAHFGWSALAGLLLVLSGQALMIRAPKVST
- a CDS encoding Coq4 family protein, with product MTATADFNEFDRLRPQRLEPLKAFRAFRRLARNKEDTSQVFEIMRALSGRSIGRGYNRMLKTFEGGRQAFLREELAHKLDDPVWLARFGPGTVGAAYREFREARGFTAEGLADEARKVAPLVDAQHPVIWYSRRIRDVHDVWHVLTGYGTDALGEACVVSFSYAQTRNLGFAFIGWAAAREVQREVRSVPARRAVWQAYRNGKAARWLPALDYEVLFEQPLEAVRARLNIRPADVYQAVPAEVRAGLKLRG
- a CDS encoding ribbon-helix-helix domain-containing protein, yielding MLKKRSVSLSGHATSVALEAEFWTVLDAVAAAGGLSQAGLMKRIDERRGRTPLASACRLLALSWASGDRSFIEQDSTD